From a region of the Acinetobacter calcoaceticus genome:
- a CDS encoding type II toxin-antitoxin system HipA family toxin: protein MKKLTIQALLDKNWVDIADLKLLEPKLGSTSGSELEYELDYAIQYLDRRDEHACSLSLPVQILIKHESNTWFGFLDDIVPSGAARRYWVNYLDLQRLTYSEQESILLEKGGMAPVGNLRIKEALPPINPESTLHLRYFSKEDVAERNIDFLEYAQQMGAISGGATGAGGEAPKLLIRVSPEQKVWIDTYQENFDQPDQHYLVKFPRNKRSEIDCDILRAEYYYYQVLTELGFNTIETTQMKLIEGTKYPSLWLPRFDTEWRDQQWHRHGLESVYSVLNKSSGSHLNHFEVINDLCRLLTRIDPDFDAPQFICEWLQRDLLNIIFGNSDNHGRNTSFLKKSGKISLSPIYDFAPMKADPEVVTRSTTWGSPYEEGGEYRWAQITQKLTPWCDPDLSLGTLKSLAINLLGLKQRLVDKGVPKNIIEMPALSFDYIEAKLKRWELL, encoded by the coding sequence ATGAAAAAATTAACAATACAAGCCTTACTAGATAAAAACTGGGTAGATATAGCAGATCTAAAACTGCTAGAACCTAAGTTGGGTTCAACGAGTGGCAGTGAATTAGAATATGAATTGGATTATGCAATTCAATATTTAGACAGACGAGATGAGCATGCCTGTAGTCTATCACTTCCTGTACAAATTCTTATAAAACATGAATCGAACACATGGTTTGGCTTTTTAGATGATATCGTGCCTTCTGGTGCTGCACGACGTTATTGGGTGAATTATCTAGATTTACAACGTTTAACCTATTCTGAGCAAGAAAGTATTTTGTTAGAAAAAGGGGGGATGGCGCCCGTGGGTAATTTACGAATTAAGGAAGCCTTGCCTCCTATAAATCCAGAATCAACCTTACACTTACGTTATTTTAGCAAGGAGGATGTGGCTGAGCGTAATATTGATTTTCTGGAATATGCTCAGCAAATGGGTGCCATTAGTGGTGGTGCAACTGGCGCAGGCGGGGAAGCTCCCAAATTACTTATCCGAGTTTCACCAGAACAAAAAGTCTGGATTGATACCTATCAAGAAAATTTTGATCAGCCAGATCAACATTATTTAGTTAAGTTTCCGAGAAATAAACGTAGCGAGATCGATTGTGACATTCTCAGAGCCGAATATTATTACTATCAGGTGCTCACTGAATTAGGTTTCAATACGATTGAAACAACCCAAATGAAGCTCATTGAAGGTACAAAGTATCCTTCTTTGTGGCTACCAAGATTTGATACAGAATGGCGTGATCAACAGTGGCATCGCCATGGCTTAGAGTCTGTTTACTCGGTATTAAATAAATCTTCTGGCAGTCATCTCAACCATTTTGAAGTAATTAATGATCTGTGTAGATTGCTGACTCGCATTGATCCCGATTTTGATGCACCACAATTCATCTGTGAGTGGCTACAACGAGACTTACTCAATATTATTTTTGGTAATTCAGATAATCATGGTCGCAATACATCATTTCTAAAAAAATCTGGAAAGATTTCTCTTTCACCTATTTACGATTTTGCACCTATGAAAGCTGATCCAGAAGTTGTGACCAGATCGACGACTTGGGGAAGTCCGTATGAAGAAGGCGGTGAATACCGTTGGGCTCAAATTACTCAAAAACTTACGCCTTGGTGTGATCCTGATTTATCTCTAGGAACATTAAAGTCTTTGGCAATTAATCTGCTTGGGCTAAAACAACGATTGGTTGATAAAGGAGTACCGAAAAATATTATTGAAATGCCAGCGCTATCATTTGATTACATAGAAGCTAAATTGAAAAGATGGGAACTGCTATGA
- the surE gene encoding 5'/3'-nucleotidase SurE: MMKKSLLGGLILSLCTTPAFALNILLVNDDGLTSNVKALYDELKANGHSVLVSVPCSPQSGRGGAIVMYSSTTISADNDKQIATENGCHNGAAPIGAPAAGTFTKAGYTNGDWNYTHGTPVMATVYGLDVVAPKRWGKAPDLVLSGPNEGQNVGKVVVHSGTIGNVQFSAGRGIPSIALSADTNTVDDKTLNNPNSAIVAKQTVVLLKELQAKAGKGQLLPKGITLNVNFPKNLTTSTPFAFSKIGTYDLYKLKFQVTKDNKGNNQFGLGIDAAPSAPTAAQMSDESAVMQSKIAVTAMQVAYDQRPAAQEWLKIRLKSLFNK; this comes from the coding sequence GTGATGAAAAAAAGTTTATTGGGCGGTCTTATTCTGTCTTTGTGTACAACTCCAGCTTTTGCACTAAATATTTTATTGGTTAACGATGACGGTCTAACCAGCAATGTCAAAGCACTCTATGATGAATTAAAAGCAAATGGTCATAGCGTACTTGTGTCTGTACCGTGTTCACCACAAAGTGGTCGTGGTGGTGCAATCGTCATGTATAGCTCAACAACCATTTCTGCGGATAATGATAAGCAAATTGCAACTGAAAACGGTTGTCACAATGGTGCTGCACCAATTGGCGCACCTGCGGCTGGAACCTTTACCAAAGCAGGTTATACCAATGGCGACTGGAATTACACGCATGGCACACCAGTGATGGCAACAGTTTATGGACTAGATGTGGTTGCACCAAAACGTTGGGGTAAAGCACCAGACTTAGTTTTATCTGGCCCGAATGAAGGTCAAAATGTTGGAAAAGTCGTTGTACACTCTGGCACGATTGGCAATGTTCAGTTTTCGGCAGGCCGCGGTATTCCATCTATTGCATTAAGCGCCGATACAAACACGGTAGATGACAAAACTTTAAACAACCCTAACTCTGCAATTGTGGCAAAACAAACCGTAGTGTTATTAAAAGAATTACAAGCTAAGGCAGGTAAGGGCCAATTGTTGCCAAAAGGCATTACGCTTAATGTTAATTTCCCTAAAAATTTAACAACCAGCACACCTTTTGCTTTTTCAAAAATTGGGACGTATGACTTATATAAATTGAAGTTCCAAGTAACCAAAGACAATAAAGGCAACAATCAATTTGGTCTAGGAATAGACGCGGCACCATCGGCTCCAACAGCCGCGCAAATGTCGGATGAAAGCGCCGTAATGCAAAGCAAAATTGCTGTAACTGCAATGCAAGTTGCTTACGACCAGCGACCAGCAGCTCAAGAATGGCTCAAAATTCGTTTAAAAAGCCTATTTAACAAGTAA
- a CDS encoding MFS transporter → MTSFSNIESQSQQVVQKDIKKSLIASGIGNLLEWYDWTIYAVASVYIASALFDKTDPTSALLNTLAVFAVGFVSRPIGGFVFGPLANKYGRKNIMLVTMVMMALASLMIAFIPSYEEIGAWASGLLLIARLVQGFAHGGETATSYAYIAEIAPPKRRGLWSSMSFFAVGAGSLLATLFLALLNVTYTDQQMHEWAWRIPFAIGGGLAFFAIYLRRNMIETHIEKNNDQMSDEVNWPFSKIMKVGIKLFFYEAGSTLTFYTWVTCAAIYAIGIQKMPAKDAFMMSCIAQVIYLICLPFQGRLSDYIGRNNNSLITYIGSSLLLFPLWSLISNEPWTLLVAQSIGLFTMGFLMSCKPAAMSEQIPTKYRTNFLGFFMSLAVTIFGGTASYVNTWLYSIDKGWIFNVYLIVVSIIASIAVLTWKNNKGIDLDQVK, encoded by the coding sequence ATGACTAGCTTTTCAAATATTGAGTCTCAGTCACAGCAAGTTGTGCAGAAAGACATAAAAAAATCCTTAATTGCGAGTGGCATAGGCAATTTATTGGAATGGTATGATTGGACAATTTATGCTGTCGCTTCCGTATATATTGCTTCAGCATTATTTGATAAAACTGACCCAACATCAGCATTGTTAAATACATTAGCTGTCTTTGCTGTTGGCTTTGTTTCTAGGCCAATAGGTGGATTTGTATTTGGTCCACTTGCAAATAAATATGGCCGAAAAAATATTATGCTGGTCACGATGGTAATGATGGCTTTAGCAAGCTTAATGATTGCTTTTATTCCATCTTATGAAGAGATTGGAGCATGGGCATCAGGTCTATTACTCATTGCTAGATTGGTTCAAGGTTTCGCTCATGGTGGAGAAACCGCAACCTCATATGCATATATTGCAGAAATTGCTCCACCCAAAAGACGTGGTTTATGGTCTAGCATGTCATTTTTTGCAGTGGGTGCTGGGTCATTATTAGCAACACTTTTTTTAGCATTACTCAATGTGACCTATACAGATCAACAAATGCACGAGTGGGCATGGCGAATTCCTTTTGCTATTGGTGGTGGGCTTGCATTTTTTGCAATTTATCTCCGTAGAAATATGATCGAAACACATATTGAAAAAAATAATGATCAAATGTCAGATGAGGTAAATTGGCCTTTTTCTAAAATTATGAAAGTCGGTATTAAGCTTTTCTTTTATGAGGCAGGTTCAACTTTAACCTTTTATACATGGGTCACTTGTGCAGCTATTTATGCAATCGGCATACAAAAAATGCCTGCAAAAGATGCTTTTATGATGAGCTGTATTGCACAAGTAATTTATCTGATCTGTCTACCATTTCAAGGGCGGTTATCTGATTACATTGGAAGAAATAATAACTCTTTAATCACTTACATTGGTTCATCTTTATTGCTGTTCCCATTGTGGTCATTAATTAGTAATGAGCCTTGGACTTTGTTAGTTGCTCAAAGCATTGGGCTATTTACAATGGGTTTCTTGATGTCTTGCAAACCAGCAGCCATGTCAGAACAAATTCCAACAAAATATCGAACTAATTTTCTCGGCTTCTTCATGTCTTTGGCAGTAACCATTTTTGGTGGTACGGCTTCCTATGTGAATACTTGGCTTTACTCAATAGATAAAGGTTGGATTTTTAATGTTTATCTAATTGTGGTATCCATAATCGCTTCAATTGCAGTATTAACTTGGAAGAATAATAAAGGCATTGATTTAGATCAGGTTAAGTAA
- a CDS encoding DEAD/DEAH box helicase, which yields MITEINDLITSKLRSCQLESIETIQRYLESGSERSCLISLPTGAGKSGVICTVGHFSSFEKILVVTHRRAVCDQLYKQLKGKFFQKILQEDVDYKQFLIKKIFNQINNTDDNGIYCTTFQKITSLSEEELTALENTFSLILIDEGHAEPSPKWGTAIRELNARKVIITATPYRNDLFSFDIDAKHSYIYTYKQAVKDDVIVAPIFETITLSKASENIELDTDFSNIYEKINKIKELQPDAVCIIKCKEFHDIELFFSKFKELYRTAAIHDQFKDKEIENIYRDVPANLAELNYEVLIHQRKLDEGIDIPEAKILILTYPVGSGKELVQTIGRVVRIYQNYQPTVFEISTQSNNNLWENYQEFDEYISNPESAERFLNTLDTALLVENYLDVFPEHSYFDSCYRKKFNFKEFNPINSLEIPLASVCFYNKLANFSLNDCIDKLYWEFQREGALTKYDSESGVITSVCFNNSKFLKDSLFFEPSLEIMIIREIGDIISIFDSKGRKFNNREDLKIGRVIDLDKLFSVVAKTEQTRTKQANTRALQFSESRPESISLKSRDLEATNHSQSNSTYAVTTAVVSNINENDKIDSSFYLGVGSGRICDQKKNNFTYEGFIEWLDQINIAFVKNGQVRSRFLNSFAQAIDEAPEEEPIACILDFSDILGILEISYNGFKQQIDNTFIYKKYSKGISFFNFYYLTTNKYTVYLPTYNLKSLITFSFDDKKELIAHCYDDITFFIDGCEVKINEFFNRKSVKLLYKDGTNFLNGLFYKHKLPVEKGELNHSIMSGVIPLDCLLNINLTEKDEDNLSIVTFGNNSIFYLIDQMSNVQNPSVSLNNLGQFFEHLPNVDLMLCTDMGTEPADFILSSKDKVVFVHVKCGKSPKSPESSAGAIYEVGSQALKNLHYLLNSSPSRYANITNIKGAWPRPNGNTKGICLNNRIRLFNKKFDMHHSLDDVIEVIDDRRKNPLVSKEIWLVMGNSFSYKHFKDQLSSPSMACAETVQAYQLLDTWYSQTSNQNVEMKIFVSP from the coding sequence ATGATTACAGAAATTAACGATTTGATAACTAGTAAACTTAGATCCTGCCAATTAGAAAGTATTGAAACCATACAGCGATATTTAGAGTCTGGGTCGGAAAGATCTTGTCTTATTAGCCTTCCTACAGGAGCTGGAAAAAGTGGTGTAATTTGTACAGTTGGTCATTTTTCTAGTTTCGAAAAAATATTAGTTGTAACTCATCGAAGAGCTGTATGTGATCAATTATATAAGCAATTGAAAGGAAAATTCTTTCAAAAAATCTTACAAGAAGATGTAGATTACAAGCAATTTTTGATAAAAAAAATCTTTAACCAAATTAATAATACTGATGATAATGGTATTTATTGTACTACCTTCCAAAAAATTACAAGTCTAAGTGAAGAAGAATTAACAGCTTTAGAAAATACATTTAGCCTTATATTAATTGATGAAGGACATGCTGAACCATCTCCTAAATGGGGGACTGCGATTAGAGAATTAAATGCAAGAAAAGTAATAATAACAGCAACGCCTTATAGGAATGATCTTTTTAGCTTTGATATAGATGCAAAACATAGCTATATTTATACTTATAAACAAGCTGTAAAAGATGATGTAATTGTAGCTCCTATATTTGAGACAATTACATTATCTAAAGCTTCAGAAAATATTGAATTAGATACCGATTTTTCAAATATTTATGAAAAAATAAATAAAATTAAAGAATTACAACCCGATGCTGTTTGCATCATTAAATGTAAAGAATTTCATGATATAGAATTATTTTTTTCAAAATTTAAAGAATTATATAGAACTGCCGCAATTCATGATCAATTTAAAGATAAAGAAATTGAAAATATTTATCGTGATGTTCCTGCAAATTTAGCAGAATTGAATTATGAAGTTTTAATTCATCAGAGAAAATTAGATGAGGGTATTGATATACCTGAGGCTAAAATTTTGATCTTAACCTATCCTGTAGGTAGTGGAAAAGAGTTAGTACAAACTATCGGGCGGGTAGTAAGAATATATCAAAACTATCAGCCAACAGTGTTTGAAATATCAACTCAAAGTAATAATAATTTATGGGAAAATTATCAAGAATTTGATGAGTATATTTCCAATCCTGAATCAGCAGAACGCTTTTTAAATACTCTCGATACTGCTCTTCTAGTAGAAAATTATTTAGATGTTTTTCCTGAACATAGCTATTTTGACTCTTGCTATCGGAAAAAATTTAATTTTAAAGAATTTAATCCCATTAATTCTTTAGAAATTCCTCTCGCCTCAGTCTGTTTTTATAATAAATTGGCCAATTTTAGTTTGAATGACTGTATAGATAAGCTTTATTGGGAGTTCCAGAGAGAAGGTGCATTAACGAAATATGATAGTGAGTCAGGAGTAATTACATCTGTTTGTTTTAATAATTCTAAATTTCTCAAAGATAGTTTATTTTTTGAACCATCTTTAGAAATTATGATAATAAGAGAAATAGGAGATATTATTTCAATTTTTGATAGTAAAGGCAGAAAATTCAATAATAGAGAGGATCTTAAAATTGGCAGAGTTATTGATCTCGATAAATTGTTTAGTGTTGTAGCTAAAACAGAACAAACCCGAACAAAGCAGGCTAATACACGAGCACTTCAATTTAGCGAAAGTCGACCAGAAAGTATATCCCTAAAGAGTCGTGATCTAGAGGCGACTAACCATTCACAATCAAACTCCACGTATGCAGTTACAACTGCTGTAGTATCAAATATTAACGAAAATGATAAAATTGACTCTTCTTTTTATTTAGGTGTAGGGTCTGGACGAATCTGTGATCAGAAAAAAAATAATTTCACTTATGAAGGTTTTATTGAGTGGCTAGACCAAATAAATATAGCTTTTGTTAAAAATGGACAAGTAAGAAGCCGTTTTCTAAATTCTTTTGCACAGGCTATAGATGAAGCTCCTGAAGAAGAACCTATAGCTTGTATATTAGATTTCTCAGATATTTTGGGTATCTTGGAAATTAGCTATAATGGTTTTAAACAGCAAATAGATAATACTTTCATTTATAAAAAATATTCGAAAGGAATTTCTTTTTTTAATTTTTATTATTTAACTACTAATAAGTATACTGTTTACTTACCAACTTATAATTTAAAAAGCCTTATAACTTTTAGTTTTGATGATAAAAAAGAGCTTATAGCTCATTGTTATGATGATATAACTTTTTTTATTGATGGTTGTGAAGTAAAAATTAATGAATTTTTTAATAGGAAAAGTGTAAAATTATTATATAAAGATGGAACAAATTTTCTCAATGGATTATTTTACAAACACAAACTTCCTGTGGAAAAAGGTGAGCTAAATCATAGTATTATGAGTGGTGTAATTCCATTAGATTGTTTGTTAAATATTAATTTAACAGAAAAAGATGAAGATAATTTATCAATTGTTACTTTTGGAAATAATTCAATTTTTTATTTAATTGATCAGATGTCTAATGTGCAAAATCCGAGTGTCAGTCTAAATAATTTAGGCCAATTTTTCGAACATTTACCAAATGTAGATCTAATGTTATGTACAGATATGGGGACTGAGCCAGCGGATTTTATTTTATCTTCAAAAGATAAGGTTGTATTCGTGCATGTTAAATGTGGAAAAAGTCCGAAATCACCTGAATCCTCAGCAGGTGCAATATATGAAGTGGGAAGTCAAGCTCTAAAAAATCTACATTATTTATTAAATAGCAGCCCTTCACGTTATGCCAATATTACAAATATTAAAGGGGCATGGCCTCGACCAAATGGTAACACTAAAGGAATATGTTTAAATAATCGTATTCGGTTATTTAATAAAAAATTTGATATGCATCATTCTTTAGATGATGTTATTGAAGTGATTGATGATCGTCGAAAAAATCCTTTGGTATCTAAAGAAATATGGTTGGTCATGGGTAATTCTTTTTCGTATAAGCATTTTAAGGATCAGTTAAGTAGCCCAAGTATGGCTTGTGCTGAAACAGTTCAAGCTTATCAACTTTTAGACACATGGTATAGCCAAACATCTAATCAGAATGTTGAAATGAAAATATTTGTTTCTCCATAA
- a CDS encoding TetR/AcrR family transcriptional regulator, which produces MPHSDLPFRALGVLHSARYLFNKYGFHNVGIDRIIESANIPKATFYNYFHSKERLIEMSLTFQKDGLKQEVISIINVQKELTLVEKLRKIYYLHADLDGLYHLPFKAIFEIAKTHPKAYGTVVDYRNWLINEIYHLLLKSNENASKQDAHMFLFVIDGAMVQLLDPNKPDERKRLLEYFLLEFG; this is translated from the coding sequence ATGCCACATTCAGATCTTCCATTTCGTGCTTTAGGCGTACTTCATTCAGCAAGATATTTATTTAACAAATACGGCTTCCACAATGTGGGGATAGACCGAATTATTGAGTCGGCAAACATCCCCAAAGCCACGTTTTATAACTACTTTCACTCAAAAGAACGTCTCATTGAAATGAGTCTCACTTTTCAAAAAGATGGACTTAAACAAGAGGTGATTTCGATTATCAATGTTCAAAAAGAATTAACGCTAGTTGAAAAACTCCGCAAAATTTATTACTTACACGCCGACTTAGATGGGCTTTACCATTTGCCGTTTAAAGCGATTTTTGAAATTGCTAAAACACATCCCAAGGCTTATGGGACCGTAGTTGATTATCGTAATTGGCTGATCAATGAAATCTATCATTTGCTTTTAAAAAGCAATGAGAATGCTTCAAAACAAGATGCACACATGTTTTTGTTTGTGATTGATGGAGCAATGGTTCAGCTTTTAGACCCAAACAAACCAGATGAACGGAAGAGATTACTTGAGTATTTTTTGTTGGAGTTTGGGTGA
- the adeT1 gene encoding putative multidrug efflux protein AdeT1, with product MDRFKIILFITITCLTTTLYAKQQVVCVFDPIGKSGDAFALAKDYALEAKNWGADLSLKAYVDERVAAEDLKVGKCDGAIISGLRGRQFNKYTGSLDAVGALTNMKTAINAYKLLSSPMAAKNMVVGPYEIAGLGTIGPAYLFVNDRSINTLAKAAGKKIGVFKYDEAQPKLVQHVGGQAVSVDVTNAGAKFNNHEIDIVPAPIVAFKPFELHKGLGDKGAIIRFPLTQISANFIIRKDQFPAGFGQKSRTWVASQLNRTFGIIAKYESDIPSKYWMDIPKNEQLNYMKMMREARIQLTKADIYDPKMMNFLKKVRCKENPSNFECALNDE from the coding sequence ATGGATCGTTTTAAAATTATTTTATTTATTACAATTACATGTTTAACAACAACTCTTTATGCAAAACAACAAGTCGTCTGTGTTTTTGACCCAATTGGTAAATCGGGAGATGCTTTCGCTCTAGCCAAAGATTATGCACTTGAAGCCAAAAATTGGGGAGCAGATCTATCTTTAAAAGCCTATGTTGATGAGCGCGTTGCGGCTGAAGATTTAAAAGTCGGAAAATGTGATGGCGCTATTATTAGTGGCTTACGTGGCCGTCAGTTTAATAAATATACAGGATCTTTAGATGCTGTTGGCGCATTAACAAATATGAAAACGGCAATTAATGCCTATAAGCTTTTATCCTCACCAATGGCCGCAAAAAACATGGTGGTAGGTCCTTACGAAATTGCAGGTTTAGGCACAATTGGCCCTGCATATTTATTTGTAAATGATAGAAGTATCAATACACTCGCTAAAGCTGCCGGTAAAAAAATTGGGGTATTTAAATATGATGAAGCTCAACCAAAGCTTGTGCAACATGTCGGAGGTCAGGCTGTATCGGTAGACGTCACCAATGCCGGTGCAAAGTTTAATAACCATGAAATTGATATTGTGCCCGCTCCTATTGTGGCATTTAAACCTTTTGAGCTACACAAAGGTTTAGGTGACAAAGGAGCAATCATTCGTTTTCCCTTAACTCAAATTTCAGCAAATTTTATTATTCGTAAAGACCAGTTTCCAGCAGGTTTTGGACAAAAGTCGCGAACTTGGGTAGCCAGCCAATTAAATAGAACGTTTGGGATTATTGCCAAATATGAAAGTGATATTCCTTCAAAATACTGGATGGATATTCCTAAAAATGAACAATTAAATTATATGAAAATGATGCGTGAGGCACGAATACAGCTAACCAAGGCAGATATCTACGACCCTAAAATGATGAACTTTTTGAAAAAAGTGAGATGCAAAGAAAACCCAAGTAATTTTGAATGTGCGTTAAACGATGAATGA
- a CDS encoding PolC-type DNA polymerase III — translation MNVSPIIVLDFETTGVSPEAGDRITEVAALRIVEGEITERFVSLINCGVNIPYYITKLTGITQDMVNHAPLVEEVIPSLLDFIGTDPLLAHNAGFDEKFLKAESIRQELNPSHNGLICSLKLARRILPHQPSYRLGAMADLFNIKFNGTAHRAEADAEVTAQLFNYLCTNICHTYGFNSIDQDLLLTINKLTISRVPKYLKNIAAQSLLLK, via the coding sequence ATGAATGTTTCGCCAATCATTGTACTTGATTTCGAGACCACAGGAGTCAGCCCTGAGGCTGGCGATCGTATTACAGAAGTTGCGGCTTTACGTATTGTAGAAGGTGAAATCACAGAACGTTTTGTTTCACTAATAAACTGTGGTGTAAATATTCCATACTACATCACAAAGTTGACTGGTATTACTCAAGATATGGTTAATCATGCTCCTTTAGTGGAAGAAGTCATTCCTTCTCTATTGGACTTTATTGGAACAGATCCTTTACTTGCTCACAATGCAGGATTTGATGAGAAATTCCTAAAAGCAGAAAGTATTCGACAGGAGTTAAATCCATCACACAATGGACTCATTTGTTCTTTGAAACTTGCTCGCCGTATTTTACCTCATCAACCCAGTTATCGACTTGGGGCAATGGCAGACTTATTCAACATTAAGTTTAATGGCACAGCTCATCGTGCAGAAGCAGATGCTGAAGTTACGGCTCAATTATTCAACTATCTTTGTACGAATATTTGTCACACATATGGCTTCAATAGCATTGATCAAGATTTATTGTTAACCATTAATAAACTTACTATATCTAGAGTACCGAAATACCTAAAAAATATAGCTGCCCAATCCTTACTTCTTAAATAG
- a CDS encoding helix-turn-helix domain-containing protein, with the protein MNIKNQTQDRQQVLIDLYKQYLLSEITLGQLLSHLRKNVLGLSQEQYAALVGISRRTLTDIEQDKGKLTQSVLDKVFKPLGLKAGLVPTHEHIVGKIIKPSE; encoded by the coding sequence ATGAATATAAAAAATCAGACTCAAGATCGTCAGCAAGTTCTCATCGATTTATATAAACAATATTTATTGAGTGAGATTACGCTGGGACAATTGCTGTCGCATTTGCGAAAGAATGTACTGGGTTTATCGCAAGAACAATATGCTGCTTTAGTCGGGATAAGTCGTCGAACATTAACTGATATTGAGCAGGACAAAGGTAAACTTACTCAATCAGTGTTAGATAAGGTGTTTAAGCCACTGGGTTTAAAAGCAGGTCTTGTACCTACGCATGAACATATTGTTGGCAAAATTATAAAGCCATCCGAGTGA
- a CDS encoding HD domain-containing protein, with translation MTQNKVELAEKLSKESHQGQKYGSHDYFDYHIKGVVNSLIEHRFSEVYIITALLHDSVEDTPLTLDKIESLFGKEVRDAVDALTKRETETREEYLIRCSLNPIARIVKLHDAAFNAHNSHKENNQSRVDYYLQTMLIVSTAQDRLE, from the coding sequence ATGACTCAAAATAAAGTTGAATTAGCAGAGAAATTGTCAAAAGAATCTCATCAAGGTCAAAAGTATGGTTCTCACGATTACTTTGATTACCATATTAAAGGTGTGGTCAATTCATTAATTGAGCATCGATTTTCAGAAGTCTATATTATTACAGCCCTTCTACACGATAGTGTTGAAGACACACCTCTTACGCTAGACAAAATCGAAAGTTTATTCGGAAAAGAAGTTCGTGATGCCGTTGATGCATTAACTAAACGGGAAACTGAAACACGCGAAGAATATTTAATTCGTTGTAGTTTGAATCCGATCGCTCGAATCGTGAAACTTCATGATGCAGCCTTTAATGCGCATAACTCACATAAGGAAAATAATCAATCACGTGTAGATTATTATCTTCAAACCATGTTAATTGTTTCAACAGCACAAGATAGGTTGGAATAA
- a CDS encoding SDR family oxidoreductase — protein sequence MQKLFKDRKVLITGAGNGIGAAIAEHLAQLGATVALIDFNCNLLVAKHQELADKGYHVSSFCADIANYEACQAAYEYFYNEIGFIDTLVNNAGISPKHQGHAHKIWQLSPEEWQRVVDVNLNGSFNLIRILVPQMIKHKFGKIINTSSVAANAYLPVVACHYSATKAAIIGLTRHLAGELGAYNIHVNAIAPGRIETPMVLEVGNQVNQHVIDDTPLGRLGSPTEVAKVVEFLASNDSSFVTGQVIDIAGGWLMR from the coding sequence ATGCAAAAATTATTTAAGGATAGAAAAGTTCTAATTACGGGTGCTGGTAACGGTATTGGTGCCGCAATTGCAGAGCATCTTGCCCAGTTAGGTGCGACAGTTGCGCTAATAGATTTTAATTGCAATCTATTGGTCGCTAAGCATCAAGAGTTGGCAGATAAAGGCTATCACGTCAGTTCATTTTGTGCTGATATTGCTAATTATGAAGCTTGTCAGGCTGCCTATGAATATTTTTATAACGAAATAGGCTTTATTGATACTTTAGTAAACAATGCTGGGATTTCACCAAAGCATCAAGGACATGCCCATAAAATCTGGCAATTATCTCCGGAAGAATGGCAACGGGTAGTAGATGTTAACTTAAATGGATCTTTTAATTTGATTCGTATTTTAGTTCCTCAGATGATTAAACATAAGTTTGGAAAAATTATTAATACATCGTCAGTTGCTGCAAATGCATATCTTCCTGTGGTTGCTTGCCACTACAGTGCAACAAAAGCTGCAATTATTGGCTTAACTCGACACTTGGCTGGAGAGCTGGGTGCTTACAACATTCATGTAAACGCAATTGCACCCGGACGCATAGAAACGCCTATGGTTTTAGAAGTAGGCAATCAAGTAAACCAACATGTGATTGATGATACGCCTTTAGGCCGATTAGGTTCCCCGACAGAAGTCGCAAAAGTCGTAGAATTTCTGGCTTCAAATGACAGTAGTTTCGTCACTGGACAAGTGATTGATATAGCAGGTGGTTGGCTCATGCGATAA